The following proteins come from a genomic window of Vicia villosa cultivar HV-30 ecotype Madison, WI unplaced genomic scaffold, Vvil1.0 ctg.000460F_1_1, whole genome shotgun sequence:
- the LOC131628536 gene encoding uncharacterized protein LOC131628536, producing METKGRKPFFLNFKKVPTQLKIFCDNISGSLKFSDSLNTLISLLVPSLEEFSYLLGLPVLNKIPYTGKEEEPKLEVIAAALHLPRSEIEKVWISKKEYSGLPLDFLYEKAEILAKASSMDALEAVLSLLIYGQVLFFHYDKIVDVAAINIFLSKNPNEEGLTWAQRIMKLSFDDILWYQKKFEGTLLFDSCGDFPNIPLLGVRGGISYNPILARHQFGFALKDKPRSLYLSAEYFHYDSDKEKKRDLFIKAWMKVKKVGAKDIGRRNYMPWDPYFQWVYDRVMEFGMPYPSDTPIVPRVAPPAAPIAFEPYIPAPNEDLVAIVNRLKREREDFERRLLKVEAEKEVLVQDAKERETLLDYFSRKWKIEDFVSPDQINSWENEISRLVQEREEMIKAHKEEVRVLKRKRRQEDKNPGI from the exons ATGGAAACAAAAGGCCGTAAACCATTCTTCCTCAATTTCAAGAAAGTGCCAACGCAATTGAAGATTTTCTGCGACAACATCTCTGGTTCTCTCAAATTCAGTGATTCTCTCAATACACTCATAAGTTTG ttaGTACCATCCTTGGAAGAATTCTCCTACTTGCTTGGACTTCCTGTGCTTAATAAAATTCCttatactggtaaagaagaagagCCTAAGttggaagtcattgctgctgccctGCACTTGCCAAGATCAGAAATTGAGAAGGTTTGGATTAgtaagaaagagtattctggattaCCCCTTGATTTCCTCTACGAAAAAGCGGAGATTCTTGCTAAAGCTTCAAGTATGGATGCCTTGGAAGCTGTGTTGTCTCTCTTAATTTATGGACAAGTTTTGTTTTTCCATTATGACAAAATTGTTGATGTGGCTGCTATCAATAtattccttagcaagaatccg aatgaagaaggatTAACTTGGGCTCAgagaattatgaagctttctttCGACGACATCCTATGGTACCAAAAGAAGTTCGAGGGAACCTTGctatttgatagttgtggagatttcCCTAATATACCTCTTCTTGGTGTTCGTGGAGGAATATCTTATAATCCCATtctagctcgacatcagtttggcttTGCCTTGAAGGACAAACCGCGTTCTTTGTATCTTAGTGCAGAATATTTCCATTATGATTccgacaaagagaagaagagagacctTTTCATCAAAGCTTGGATGAAAGTAAAGAAAGTTGGCGCAAAGGATATAGGAAGGAGAAATTATATGCCATGGGATCCATATTTCcaatgggtttatgatcgagttATGGAATTTGGGATGCCTTATCCATCTGATACGCCCATAGTTCCAAGGGTAGCTCCTCCTGCTGCCCCAATTGCATTTGAGCCATATATTCCTGCTCCAAATGAAGACCTGGTTGCAATTGTTAACCGACTGAAAAGGGAAAGGGAAGACTTTGAGAGACGCTTACTAAAAGTGGAAGCTGAAAAAGAGGTGTTAGTACAAGATGCCAAAGAGCGAGAGACTTTACTTGATTACTTTTCccgcaaatggaagattgaagattttgtttctCCAGATCAGATTAATTCATGGGAAAACGAAATTTCTAGGCTTGTTCAAGAAAGAGAGGAAATGATCAAGGCACACAAGGAAGAAGTCCGGGTCCTAAAGAGGAAGCGTCGTCAGGAAGACAAAAATCCTGGAATTTAG